One window from the genome of Montipora foliosa isolate CH-2021 chromosome 5, ASM3666993v2, whole genome shotgun sequence encodes:
- the LOC138004398 gene encoding histamine H2 receptor-like, whose amino-acid sequence MSSSECITGMTLGLIESVAIVTLNLCTIIVFTRNRNLRKRSTYLVINLAVIDMLVGGIAAYILFYGPAVDCNVWREHLNDRLPFDIETKVLIFFPFMSLLNIALVALERAYATFRPFKHRVLKKRVYGLLIVFVWVITALTIFLNLKYLVEEDTDLYLKIAFGSFLLFIICVSYSSIVIKVRCGAHPQHHGAASRERKLTMTLLIVTVASLLVFLPFFFFSILLYSGKFKIAFSVGGLLYYAIFILLCANSLVNPILYAIRMPEYRSTLSALFRKPTLRNRERRVVDLPLRVL is encoded by the coding sequence ATGTCTTCATCCGAGTGCATTACAGGGATGACTTTAGGCTTGATCGAGTCTGTTGCCATAGTAACACTCAACCTCTGTacgataattgtttttacaagaAACCGTAATCTCCGCAAGCGCAGTACGTACCTGGTGATAAATTTGGCAGTTATAGACATGTTGGTTGGAGGAATTGCTGCCTATATCCTGTTCTATGGGCCTGCAGTAGACTGTAATGTATGGAGGGAGCATCTAAATGACCGTTTGCCATTTGACATAGAAACAAAAGtacttattttttttccttttatgtcTTTACTAAACATTGCCCTTGTTGCTTTAGAACGGGCATATGCGACATTTCGGCCTTTCAAGCATCGCGTGCTAAAAAAACGGGTGTATGGCCTATTAATTGTCTTTGTTTGGGTTATTACGGCATTAACTATTTTCTTAAATCTTAAATATCTTGTAGAGGAAGACACggatctttacttaaagattgCATTTGGCTCGTTTCTACTTTTCATCATTTGTGTATCTTACTCATCCATTGTTATTAAAGTCCGTTGTGGAGCGCATCCTCAACACCATGGTGCAGCcagtagagaaagaaaactgaccatgACATTGTTGATTGTGACTGTTGCATCTCTTTTGGTGttcctgccttttttttttttcagtattcTCCTTTATAgcggtaaatttaaaattgccttTTCAGTGGGTGGACTTCTTTATTatgcaatttttattttactttgtgCAAACTCTCTTGTCAATCCTATATTATACGCTATCCGCATGCCAGAATACAGATCTACTTTATCTGCACTCTTTCGCAAACCTACTCTTCGTAACCGTGAAAGGCGAGTTGTAGATTTACCTCTTCGTGTCTTGTAA